The window GTTGATTGCAGCTTCTCATGTTATATAATACATAGTTCGTGTACCTTGTACAAAAGACTAATCAATCAGCTCTATTTTGTAACAAACGCAGAGCATCCTTGTGAGCTGTTCTCCCAGAGAAAAACAGTTTTAGCTTAACTCTGTCAAAACATGGACGACTAAGTAACTACACTTTCAGATACTGTTGTTAACCTACCACTGTTCAAACTGGAAAAGAAATGCTGCAGACATAGCACAAGCAACATAAGGGCACAAAACTGAGACAAATCAAACAATAAAACAGGGGGATTATAAATATAGGAGTACCTTGTTCACAGTAGGAGAGTCCATTGCAAAGTATTTTTAGTAGTAAAGCGAACCTGACAGAAAATTATAGTCAGCACGTATGTGTTTCATCATTTCTAGATAATATCCAAACGGTCAGTAAATGCCATACCTTGCCACCAATCACCTCTGGTAGCCAGGGAGCCATCCGCATTATCCTCCTTATACTGGATTGGACATATAGGAAACGTTCAAACATTAGTAATATAATCAACTAGGGGATGGATTATTTGCAATGCAGTTTCAGTGTACATTTCTGGGTGATTCATCAGCTTGCTTATGTGGAGAGCTGTCATAGAAGTCCCGGCCACCGTAATGCACAGACGAGCCAAAATAAGGTGACTCTGAGGACTCGTTTGGATAAAACTGTTTTCCATCTTGGTAAGCAACACGACCTATAGTAGGGCTGCCATGGGATTTGGCATCTGGAATACAAATTGAAAAT is drawn from Aegilops tauschii subsp. strangulata cultivar AL8/78 chromosome 1, Aet v6.0, whole genome shotgun sequence and contains these coding sequences:
- the LOC109770573 gene encoding uncharacterized protein isoform X1 — translated: MDAKKRSPPAPSAAGAAPPAANGYFNSVFSAPASPAANPRDARQMDLYTILNKQNPKGQSGGGIAGNAKSHGSPTIGRVAYQDGKQFYPNESSESPYFGSSVHYGGRDFYDSSPHKQADESPRNYKEDNADGSLATRGDWWQGMAFTDRLDII
- the LOC109770573 gene encoding uncharacterized protein isoform X2 translates to MDAKKRSPPAPSAAGAAPPAANGYFNSVFSAPASPAANPRDARQMDLYTILNKQNPKGQSGGGIADAKSHGSPTIGRVAYQDGKQFYPNESSESPYFGSSVHYGGRDFYDSSPHKQADESPRNYKEDNADGSLATRGDWWQGMAFTDRLDII
- the LOC109770573 gene encoding uncharacterized protein isoform X4 — protein: MDAKKRSPPAPSAAGAAPPAANGYFNSVFSAPASPAANPRDARQMDLYTILNKQNPKGQSGGGIADAKSHGSPTIGRVAYQDGKQFYPNESSESPYFGSSVHYGGRDFYDSSPHKQADESPRNYKEDNADGSLATRGDWWQGSLYY
- the LOC109770573 gene encoding uncharacterized protein isoform X3; protein product: MDAKKRSPPAPSAAGAAPPAANGYFNSVFSAPASPAANPRDARQMDLYTILNKQNPKGQSGGGIAGNAKSHGSPTIGRVAYQDGKQFYPNESSESPYFGSSVHYGGRDFYDSSPHKQADESPRNYKEDNADGSLATRGDWWQGSLYY